In a genomic window of Methanosarcina horonobensis HB-1 = JCM 15518:
- a CDS encoding metallophosphoesterase: MTDKGRDRRKISLLFPAVFAIFVLIYAAGNYYVGLRFFQSIQSLIEPYSLFYWSSYAFLATSLFAARLGKRFYPGYINDLVAATGNYWLGAIYYSLLIWAGTDTLHILTSFIFPEAQIIKYPSFYWGFVILSFVSLLLLYGTWNARHPLIVHYDITIKKAVHNLPELHVVMVSDIHLGFVVDSDCLKAMVNRINELDPDIVFLAGDTIDEDVKLFVDNKMPEILNKLRSKYGVYAVLGNHEYIGGNSKLAVEHLQQAGINVLVDKCIKVNNQFYVAGRDDRMAGRVNGKQRLELSGILDGIDHSLPIILLDHQPINLEEGQLNGIDLQLSGHTHNGQFFPNTLISKCVFENSWGYLRKGGCQIIVSAGFGTWGPPIRIGSNSEITDITISFVESNV, translated from the coding sequence ATGACAGATAAAGGAAGGGATAGAAGAAAAATAAGTTTACTTTTTCCCGCTGTTTTTGCTATTTTTGTTTTAATCTATGCTGCCGGAAATTATTATGTGGGTTTACGCTTTTTTCAATCAATACAAAGTCTTATTGAGCCTTACTCTCTGTTCTACTGGAGCAGTTATGCGTTTCTTGCAACATCGCTTTTTGCAGCCAGACTGGGAAAGCGGTTTTATCCGGGATACATTAACGATCTTGTTGCTGCAACAGGAAATTACTGGCTGGGTGCTATTTATTATTCGCTCTTGATATGGGCAGGTACGGATACTCTTCATATCTTAACTAGTTTCATCTTTCCCGAAGCCCAGATAATTAAATACCCGTCATTTTACTGGGGTTTTGTAATTTTATCCTTTGTTTCCCTTCTTTTGTTATACGGAACCTGGAATGCGCGTCATCCACTGATTGTGCACTATGATATCACTATCAAAAAAGCAGTACATAATTTGCCAGAACTCCATGTTGTTATGGTGTCCGATATACACCTTGGCTTCGTGGTTGATAGTGACTGCCTCAAAGCAATGGTTAACAGAATTAATGAACTTGATCCGGATATTGTGTTTCTTGCCGGTGATACTATAGATGAGGATGTGAAGCTATTTGTCGATAATAAAATGCCGGAAATATTGAATAAGTTGCGTTCTAAATATGGCGTGTACGCAGTGCTTGGAAACCACGAATACATTGGTGGCAATAGTAAGCTGGCAGTGGAACATCTACAACAGGCTGGTATTAATGTACTGGTTGATAAATGCATAAAAGTAAATAACCAGTTTTATGTAGCTGGTCGGGATGACCGGATGGCAGGTCGAGTGAATGGAAAACAGCGACTGGAGCTGTCCGGGATTTTAGACGGTATAGATCATAGTCTTCCGATTATTTTGCTAGATCACCAGCCCATTAATCTGGAGGAAGGACAGCTGAACGGAATTGATTTACAGTTATCCGGGCATACGCATAACGGACAGTTTTTTCCCAATACCTTAATTTCTAAATGTGTGTTTGAAAACAGCTGGGGCTATTTGAGAAAAGGAGGATGTCAGATAATTGTTTCAGCCGGTTTCGGCACATGGGGCCCACCTATACGAATCGGTAGCAATTCTGAGATTACAGACATAACCATTTCTTTTGTGGAATCAAACGTATAA
- a CDS encoding DUF5683 domain-containing protein produces the protein MSQPRKNPGVAAVLSFFIPGLGQIYNGQIMKGIIFIILASIFGFLTVVLIGYILYPLFWIYNLYDAYNTAREINERYGGYY, from the coding sequence ATGTCTCAACCAAGAAAAAACCCGGGTGTTGCTGCTGTACTATCATTCTTCATTCCAGGTCTCGGGCAGATCTATAACGGGCAGATCATGAAAGGAATTATTTTTATCATTCTTGCCTCGATTTTCGGCTTCCTGACAGTAGTTTTAATCGGCTACATTCTCTATCCGCTGTTCTGGATCTATAACCTTTATGACGCTTACAATACTGCTAGAGAGATAAACGAAAGGTATGGTGGATATTACTAA
- a CDS encoding flavin reductase family protein, which yields MKLKPNKREQIFPLPVALISTISNQGVRNAAPWSNITPILRPLDEVLLASWLKRDTLTNIRETGEFVINIPPVGMEEVVMVCSRNYPPEVDEFEMAGLKPRLSEKVKAPGIEGCLAWAECTLIEEILREKFSLIIGKVVNLEVDENFFDEKGRMDFKKAKPLSCILGPEGLTFTCPRDTGRSADYSEMFLGGKGVLSPMP from the coding sequence ATGAAACTAAAACCAAATAAAAGAGAACAAATCTTCCCCCTGCCTGTTGCCCTAATTTCAACAATTTCAAATCAGGGAGTCCGAAATGCGGCTCCATGGTCCAATATAACTCCAATTCTTCGCCCGCTTGATGAAGTGCTGCTTGCTTCCTGGCTCAAACGCGACACGCTCACAAACATCCGGGAAACAGGAGAGTTTGTTATTAATATCCCTCCTGTAGGGATGGAAGAAGTTGTCATGGTCTGTTCTCGGAATTATCCGCCGGAAGTGGACGAATTTGAAATGGCAGGGCTGAAACCCCGTCTATCTGAGAAGGTAAAGGCTCCTGGCATTGAAGGATGCCTTGCATGGGCTGAATGCACCCTCATAGAGGAGATCCTGAGAGAAAAGTTCTCACTGATCATAGGAAAGGTCGTGAATCTGGAAGTTGATGAGAACTTTTTTGATGAAAAAGGCAGGATGGATTTCAAAAAAGCAAAACCTCTGTCCTGCATTCTTGGTCCAGAGGGCCTTACATTTACCTGCCCCAGAGACACCGGAAGATCGGCAGACTATTCTGAAATGTTTCTTGGAGGAAAAGGGGTTTTAAGCCCGATGCCCTGA
- the uvrB gene encoding excinuclease ABC subunit UvrB: MKVTSRTPEALSDKKFETIHDAHYWDSPQFKLVSDFEPKGSQPQAIEKLVEGLKKGEQFQTLLGVTGSGKTYTVANVINQVRKPTLVIAHNKTLAAQLYNEFREFFPENRVEYFVSYYDYYQPESYLPAKDQYIEKDAQINPKIEQMRLAATASLMSRQDVIVVASVSCIYGLGNPENFQKMGFELKVGDKVQRKEILEKLIDIQFERNDLELMPGRFRVKGDTIDIIPGYFDDIIRVELFGDEVDRISEVDKQTGQRKEDMDYFFVYPARHYVIPEEEQKSAIQSILEELEERLPELGLLESHRLKQRTLYDMEMIQETGSCKGIENYSRHFDHRQPGEQPFCLLDYFPDDFLLVIDESHQTIPQLHGMYNGDRSRKKSLVDYGFRLPSAFDNRPLKFDEFEKYMKNVIFVSATPSDYEREHSAQVVEQIIRPTGLVDPEIEVRPLEGQVRDVMQEIRKIVDRGDRALVTTLTKKLAEELTEFLARNEIKARYLHSDIKTIERTEIIRELRLGKFDVLVGINLLREGLDIPEVGFIGILDADKEGFLRDSKSLIQIIGRAARNSSSRVVLYADNMTDSIKKAVQETERRRAMQIAYNREHGIVPTTIRKPIREKVVDITDTKHIPKTDIPNVIVELDAEMREAADRLDFERAIQLRELIKRLEKEVKAV, translated from the coding sequence ATGAAAGTTACCAGCCGGACACCCGAGGCGTTATCCGATAAAAAGTTCGAAACAATACACGATGCACATTACTGGGACAGCCCTCAGTTTAAACTGGTTTCCGATTTTGAGCCTAAAGGGTCCCAGCCGCAGGCAATAGAAAAACTTGTGGAGGGGCTGAAGAAAGGGGAGCAGTTCCAGACCCTGTTAGGGGTTACAGGATCCGGTAAGACCTATACAGTTGCAAATGTTATAAACCAGGTCAGAAAGCCGACCCTTGTTATCGCCCATAACAAAACCCTGGCTGCCCAGCTGTACAATGAGTTCAGGGAGTTCTTCCCTGAAAACCGCGTTGAGTACTTTGTCTCATACTATGACTATTACCAGCCTGAGTCCTATCTTCCTGCCAAGGACCAGTATATTGAAAAAGATGCCCAGATAAACCCGAAGATTGAGCAGATGCGTCTTGCAGCTACAGCCTCCCTGATGTCCAGGCAGGACGTGATTGTGGTGGCGTCGGTATCCTGCATCTATGGTCTGGGCAACCCTGAGAACTTCCAGAAGATGGGGTTTGAACTTAAGGTTGGAGATAAGGTTCAGAGAAAGGAAATCCTTGAAAAACTCATCGATATCCAGTTTGAAAGAAATGACCTTGAACTCATGCCAGGGCGCTTTCGAGTAAAAGGGGATACGATTGACATCATCCCCGGTTACTTCGATGATATCATTCGGGTAGAACTTTTCGGGGATGAAGTAGACCGGATTTCCGAAGTGGATAAGCAAACAGGGCAGCGGAAAGAAGACATGGACTATTTCTTCGTCTACCCTGCAAGGCACTATGTTATTCCTGAAGAGGAGCAGAAAAGCGCAATCCAGTCCATCCTTGAAGAGCTTGAAGAGCGCCTGCCCGAACTTGGGCTGCTCGAGTCCCATAGGTTAAAGCAGCGCACGCTTTATGATATGGAGATGATTCAGGAGACCGGCAGCTGCAAGGGCATAGAAAACTATTCGAGACACTTTGACCACAGGCAGCCCGGAGAGCAGCCTTTCTGCTTGCTTGACTATTTCCCTGATGACTTTCTCCTGGTTATTGATGAGAGCCATCAGACTATTCCCCAGCTTCACGGAATGTATAATGGAGACCGGTCCAGGAAAAAGAGCCTGGTCGATTACGGTTTCAGACTACCCAGCGCTTTTGACAACAGGCCGCTTAAGTTTGACGAGTTTGAAAAGTACATGAAAAACGTGATCTTTGTCTCTGCAACTCCTTCAGACTATGAGCGGGAACACTCCGCCCAGGTTGTAGAACAGATCATCCGCCCGACAGGTCTTGTTGATCCAGAGATTGAAGTACGCCCACTCGAGGGTCAGGTCAGGGACGTTATGCAGGAGATCCGGAAAATCGTGGATAGAGGAGATCGCGCCCTTGTGACCACCCTTACCAAAAAGCTCGCAGAAGAGCTGACTGAATTCTTAGCGAGAAATGAAATCAAAGCTCGCTATCTGCACTCGGACATCAAGACCATAGAAAGGACAGAAATCATCCGTGAACTGCGCCTTGGCAAATTTGATGTTCTTGTCGGGATCAACCTGCTCAGAGAAGGGCTTGACATTCCCGAAGTGGGCTTTATCGGAATCCTCGACGCAGACAAGGAAGGTTTCCTCAGGGACTCAAAGAGCCTCATCCAGATCATAGGCCGCGCAGCCCGGAACTCCAGTTCAAGAGTTGTCCTCTACGCCGACAACATGACCGATTCAATCAAAAAAGCCGTACAGGAAACCGAACGTCGCCGTGCAATGCAGATCGCCTATAACAGAGAACACGGCATTGTTCCGACAACCATTCGAAAACCCATACGGGAAAAAGTCGTAGATATCACAGATACCAAACATATCCCGAAGACCGATATTCCCAACGTGATTGTCGAGCTGGATGCAGAGATGAGAGAAGCTGCTGACAGGCTGGACTTCGAGCGTGCGATCCAGCTCAGAGAGCTAATAAAGAGGCTGGAAAAAGAAGTAAAAGCGGTATGA
- the uvrC gene encoding excinuclease ABC subunit UvrC: MIDLEALPHLPGCYLFKDEEGTVLYVGKAKDLKKRVSSYFQKRDHDPKTASLMQAARGLDFIVTNTEVEAFLLENTLIKKHWPRYNILLKDSKRYACIHLTGEKFPRIRIARKNTGEGEFFGPFVSAKERDYIYEVVRKTFQLRTCKKMPSRACLRYHIGACSGPCIGSVSTEEYGEKVKKATSVLKGNIRELIESMEAEMKEMASRQMFEQAMALRDEIAALEYLQEKQNMERQKKHDEDILNYIVRDNTVYLMLFKVYKGTLEDKQDYVFAFGEDFLEEFLVQYYSKNDPPEELIVPESLEESLVEFLAHVKGKKVRVTVPKQGEKKELLELVLKNVEIGFFGDRKKLEALQNKLSLPRLPNVIECFDISHLSGTATVGSMVQFRGGRPDKHNYRRFKIEGVEGIDDFASIAEVVRRRYSRLLEDKHEMPDLIIIDGGKGQLSSAFQELRKLRLRIPIISIAKREEEIYVPGLKSPLPIKKDEKASLFVQEIRDEAHRFAITYNRLLRQKSLIQ; encoded by the coding sequence ATGATTGATCTGGAAGCCCTTCCGCACCTTCCCGGCTGTTACCTCTTTAAGGATGAGGAAGGGACTGTACTTTATGTGGGGAAGGCAAAGGACCTTAAAAAAAGGGTGAGCAGTTATTTCCAGAAAAGGGACCACGATCCTAAAACAGCGAGCCTTATGCAGGCTGCCAGGGGCCTTGACTTCATTGTAACAAATACCGAGGTAGAAGCCTTTCTCCTTGAAAATACCCTGATCAAGAAACATTGGCCCAGGTATAATATCCTCCTTAAAGACTCAAAGCGGTATGCCTGCATCCATCTCACAGGGGAAAAATTCCCCAGGATCAGGATTGCACGGAAAAATACCGGAGAAGGGGAATTCTTCGGACCTTTCGTTTCTGCTAAAGAAAGGGACTATATCTATGAGGTCGTAAGAAAAACCTTCCAGCTCAGGACCTGCAAGAAAATGCCTTCACGTGCCTGCCTCCGCTACCACATAGGAGCATGCAGCGGGCCATGTATAGGCAGTGTATCCACTGAGGAATACGGAGAAAAGGTAAAGAAGGCTACTTCTGTCCTTAAAGGCAATATAAGGGAACTGATCGAGTCCATGGAAGCAGAGATGAAAGAGATGGCTTCCAGGCAAATGTTTGAGCAGGCAATGGCTCTCAGAGACGAGATTGCAGCCCTCGAATACCTCCAGGAAAAACAAAATATGGAGAGGCAGAAAAAGCACGATGAGGATATACTGAACTATATTGTCAGAGATAATACCGTCTATCTTATGCTTTTCAAGGTTTACAAGGGCACTCTGGAAGACAAGCAGGATTATGTTTTTGCCTTCGGCGAGGATTTTCTGGAAGAGTTTCTTGTACAGTATTATTCCAAAAATGACCCTCCTGAAGAACTGATTGTCCCCGAATCACTTGAAGAATCTCTTGTAGAGTTTCTGGCGCATGTGAAGGGAAAGAAAGTGAGAGTAACGGTTCCGAAGCAGGGAGAGAAAAAAGAACTTCTCGAACTTGTCCTGAAAAATGTTGAGATCGGATTTTTCGGGGACAGAAAAAAGCTTGAAGCCCTGCAGAACAAACTCTCCCTTCCCAGGCTTCCGAATGTTATCGAGTGCTTTGATATTTCCCATCTATCAGGCACGGCCACAGTCGGTTCAATGGTCCAGTTCAGGGGAGGCAGGCCTGATAAACACAACTACCGCCGCTTCAAAATAGAAGGTGTGGAAGGGATTGACGACTTCGCTTCCATTGCCGAGGTTGTGCGGAGGCGTTACTCCCGCCTGCTTGAAGACAAACATGAAATGCCTGATCTGATAATTATTGACGGGGGAAAAGGGCAGCTCTCTTCAGCTTTCCAGGAACTCCGAAAGCTCAGGCTCAGGATTCCTATTATCTCCATAGCCAAACGTGAAGAAGAAATTTATGTGCCAGGGCTTAAGTCCCCTCTCCCTATCAAAAAAGACGAGAAAGCCTCTCTCTTTGTCCAGGAAATTAGGGATGAAGCTCACAGGTTTGCAATCACCTATAACCGCCTGCTAAGGCAGAAATCACTAATACAGTAA
- the uvrA gene encoding excinuclease ABC subunit UvrA, producing MKNIIIKGAREHNLKDITVELPRDKLIVITGVSGSGKSTLAFDTIYAEGQRRYVESLSAYARQFLGLMNKPDVDSIEGLSPAISIEQKTTSKNPRSTVGTVTEIYDYLRLLFARVGTPYCPIHDIKIESQSPERIADSLSRECEGTVTILAPIVRQKKGTYQQLFRDLNSEGFTRVRVNGEIHRTDDEISLDRYKKHDIEAVIDRLDPAEDRSRLVEACENALQKAEGLLIAVDSEGKDHLYSSNMACPVCGMAFEELQPRMFSFNSPFGACEACNGLGIKMEFDPDLIIPDKSLCIADGAVALYRNYLDGYRSQHLAAVAKHFGFDIFTPIEALSERQYNALMYGSDERIHFNMSMKNGDAQWSHKGTWEGLLPQSERLYNQTKSEYRRKELEKFMQVRPCPKCEGKRLKEKVLAVKLAGKSIVDTTDLSIIQCIQFFENLKLTEKEQEIAKQVLKEIRSRLGFLEHVGLGYLTLSRSAGTLSGGEAQRIRLATQIGSNLMGVLYVLDEPSIGLHQRDNERLIQTLQTLRDLGNTLIVVEHDEDTIRAADYVLDIGPGAGIHGGYVVAEGTPAEIERNPESLTGKYLSGEKQIKAPAIRRQSDSFIRLKGCRENNLKDVDVNIPLGLLTVVTGVSGSGKSTLIYDTLYKALMKKINKSNVTPGDYDDLIFDSELDKVIVIDQSPIGRTPRSNPATYTKVFDAIRQAFAETKEAKIRGYKNGRFSFNVKGGRCEACQGEGLIKIEMNFLPDVYIECEECKGTRYNRETLDVKYRGKSIAEVLDMTVEEAAEHFENIPAIKNKLDTLTRVGLGYIKLGQSSTTLSGGEAQRIKLTRELSKKGTGKTIYLLDEPTTGLHFHDVKKLISVLNGLVAKGNTVVVIEHNLDVIKSADHIIDLGPEGGHAGGEIIATGTPEEIAMVLESYTGRFLAPRLLAKVNSYLESGAQPVEAVFEEEEEFEIDFEDLEEDPDEDLEEEQEEFEDGADEVFEGQVL from the coding sequence ATGAAAAATATCATCATTAAAGGGGCACGGGAACACAACCTGAAGGATATTACCGTAGAACTTCCACGGGACAAGCTCATTGTTATCACAGGCGTCTCAGGCTCTGGGAAATCCACTCTTGCTTTTGACACTATCTATGCCGAAGGACAAAGGCGTTACGTGGAGTCACTCTCTGCTTATGCGCGGCAGTTCCTCGGGCTTATGAATAAGCCGGACGTGGACAGCATTGAAGGGCTGTCTCCGGCAATTTCCATAGAGCAGAAGACCACCTCCAAAAACCCCCGCAGTACGGTGGGGACTGTCACTGAAATCTATGACTACCTCAGGCTGCTCTTTGCAAGGGTAGGGACACCTTACTGCCCTATCCATGACATAAAAATCGAGTCTCAGTCTCCGGAAAGGATTGCGGACAGCCTCAGCAGGGAGTGTGAGGGAACGGTCACAATCCTTGCACCCATAGTCCGCCAGAAAAAAGGGACCTACCAGCAGCTCTTCAGGGACCTGAACAGCGAAGGGTTTACCAGAGTAAGGGTAAACGGGGAGATCCACAGGACAGATGACGAAATCTCCCTTGACCGTTACAAAAAACATGACATTGAAGCGGTAATAGACCGTCTGGACCCTGCCGAAGACCGATCAAGGCTTGTTGAAGCCTGCGAAAACGCTCTTCAAAAAGCCGAAGGGCTCCTTATTGCTGTGGATTCGGAAGGAAAGGATCACCTGTACTCTTCGAATATGGCATGCCCTGTCTGTGGCATGGCTTTCGAGGAACTCCAGCCCAGGATGTTCTCCTTCAACAGCCCCTTCGGCGCATGTGAAGCCTGTAACGGGCTTGGGATTAAAATGGAGTTCGATCCTGACCTCATAATTCCGGACAAAAGCCTGTGTATTGCCGACGGAGCTGTTGCTCTTTACAGGAACTACCTTGACGGCTATCGGAGCCAGCACCTTGCAGCTGTTGCAAAACACTTTGGTTTTGATATCTTTACCCCTATAGAAGCCCTCTCGGAAAGGCAGTACAATGCACTTATGTACGGCTCGGATGAACGCATCCACTTTAACATGAGCATGAAAAACGGGGACGCCCAGTGGTCCCACAAAGGCACATGGGAGGGGCTTCTTCCGCAGTCAGAAAGGCTCTACAACCAGACAAAGTCCGAGTACAGGAGAAAAGAACTTGAAAAATTCATGCAGGTCCGCCCCTGTCCGAAGTGTGAGGGAAAACGCCTGAAAGAAAAGGTCCTTGCAGTCAAACTTGCCGGGAAGTCAATAGTGGATACTACAGACCTTTCCATTATCCAGTGCATCCAGTTTTTCGAAAACCTGAAACTCACCGAAAAAGAGCAGGAAATTGCAAAGCAGGTACTGAAGGAAATTCGTTCCCGCCTGGGTTTCCTTGAGCATGTGGGGCTTGGTTACCTCACCCTTTCCCGCAGTGCGGGCACTCTCTCCGGAGGAGAAGCTCAGAGGATCAGGCTGGCAACTCAGATCGGCTCAAACCTCATGGGCGTACTTTACGTGCTTGATGAACCTTCGATAGGGCTACACCAGAGGGACAACGAGCGGCTTATCCAGACCCTGCAGACCCTTCGAGATCTTGGAAACACTCTCATTGTAGTGGAGCATGATGAGGACACTATCCGGGCTGCGGATTATGTACTCGATATAGGTCCTGGCGCAGGAATACACGGAGGGTATGTGGTAGCCGAAGGGACGCCTGCGGAAATCGAGAGAAATCCGGAGTCTCTGACAGGCAAGTACCTCTCGGGAGAAAAACAGATAAAGGCTCCTGCTATCCGCCGACAAAGCGATTCCTTTATCCGGTTGAAAGGCTGCAGGGAAAACAACCTGAAGGATGTGGATGTAAATATTCCCTTGGGGCTACTCACGGTAGTTACAGGAGTTTCGGGTTCCGGAAAGTCCACCCTCATCTATGATACCCTTTACAAAGCCCTGATGAAAAAGATCAATAAATCAAATGTAACACCCGGAGATTATGATGATCTTATATTCGATTCCGAACTTGATAAGGTAATTGTTATCGACCAGAGTCCCATAGGCAGGACTCCCCGCTCAAATCCTGCGACCTATACCAAGGTCTTTGATGCGATCAGACAGGCTTTTGCCGAAACCAAGGAAGCCAAAATCCGCGGGTATAAAAACGGGCGTTTCTCTTTTAATGTAAAAGGAGGGCGCTGTGAAGCCTGTCAGGGTGAAGGACTGATCAAAATCGAGATGAACTTCCTGCCTGATGTTTATATTGAATGTGAAGAGTGCAAGGGTACGCGCTATAACCGGGAAACTCTGGATGTAAAGTATAGAGGCAAATCAATTGCCGAAGTTCTGGACATGACTGTGGAAGAGGCTGCAGAGCATTTCGAAAATATCCCTGCAATTAAAAACAAACTTGATACTCTTACACGCGTAGGGCTAGGATATATCAAGCTTGGGCAAAGCTCGACTACTCTCTCAGGAGGGGAGGCCCAGAGGATCAAACTTACCAGAGAATTATCTAAAAAAGGTACTGGAAAGACAATATATCTCCTTGACGAGCCCACAACAGGCCTGCATTTCCATGACGTTAAAAAATTGATCTCAGTCCTTAACGGGCTTGTTGCAAAAGGAAACACTGTTGTTGTAATCGAACACAACCTGGACGTTATCAAATCCGCAGACCATATAATCGATCTGGGCCCCGAAGGCGGGCACGCAGGTGGGGAGATTATTGCAACAGGTACGCCTGAAGAGATTGCCATGGTTCTGGAAAGCTATACCGGGCGCTTCCTTGCTCCCAGGCTCCTGGCAAAGGTAAACTCATACCTGGAGTCGGGAGCACAGCCTGTAGAGGCAGTTTTTGAAGAAGAGGAAGAATTTGAGATCGATTTTGAAGATCTCGAAGAAGACCCGGATGAAGACCTTGAAGAAGAGCAAGAGGAATTTGAGGACGGAGCAGACGAAGTATTTGAAGGACAGGTACTTTAA
- a CDS encoding bile acid:sodium symporter family protein codes for MLKKFTSLFPLWAILLSVVAYAYPEYFAPHNNLIVPFLSLIMLGMGVTLSVDSFLAVLKKPSVVFLGTLMQYTLMPLAAWIVCMALKLPADLMAGVILLGCCPGGTASNVICYLAKGDVALSIVLTSVSTMIAFIATPFLTWLFIGQIVEVDVTGMLISVVNIVIVPVVLGLAINYFFEARIRAVRDLFPAISAAAIVIIIAIIIGTNSENLEQSGLLVLLAVILHNSLGLASGYGIAKALKLSEKEARTLAIEVGMQNSGLSVALAIKHFTAAAALPGAIFSIWHNLSGAFLAGHWAKEPVHDTDKSEMPRISGHIN; via the coding sequence ATGCTTAAAAAATTTACTTCATTATTCCCTCTATGGGCAATACTCCTATCTGTAGTAGCATATGCGTATCCTGAGTATTTTGCCCCTCATAATAATCTTATTGTGCCTTTCCTGAGCCTGATTATGCTTGGGATGGGAGTCACACTGTCGGTGGACAGTTTCCTTGCAGTTCTAAAAAAACCTTCTGTGGTCTTTCTGGGCACACTGATGCAGTACACCCTTATGCCTCTGGCTGCGTGGATAGTCTGCATGGCATTAAAACTGCCTGCCGACCTTATGGCGGGTGTGATCCTGCTTGGCTGCTGTCCCGGAGGCACGGCTTCAAATGTTATCTGCTATCTTGCAAAAGGGGACGTTGCACTCTCAATAGTGCTCACATCTGTCTCCACAATGATTGCCTTTATCGCAACACCATTCCTTACCTGGCTCTTTATAGGGCAGATAGTAGAAGTTGACGTTACAGGCATGCTTATAAGTGTCGTAAATATTGTAATTGTGCCTGTAGTGCTCGGGCTTGCGATCAATTATTTCTTTGAAGCACGGATAAGGGCTGTCAGGGATCTCTTTCCGGCAATTTCAGCCGCTGCTATAGTAATAATAATTGCCATAATTATAGGGACAAACAGCGAGAATCTTGAACAAAGTGGTCTGTTAGTCCTGCTTGCAGTGATCCTGCACAACAGCCTCGGGCTTGCAAGCGGTTACGGGATTGCAAAAGCCCTGAAGCTCAGCGAAAAAGAAGCAAGAACTCTGGCAATCGAGGTAGGAATGCAGAACTCGGGCCTCAGTGTTGCTCTTGCGATAAAACATTTCACTGCTGCGGCAGCTCTTCCGGGTGCAATCTTCAGCATCTGGCACAACCTGTCCGGAGCTTTCCTTGCAGGTCACTGGGCAAAAGAACCAGTACACGATACCGATAAAAGTGAAATGCCCCGAATCAGCGGGCATATAAATTAA
- a CDS encoding S4 domain-containing protein — MRLDAYLVDMGHFKSRGRAKTAILDGNVKVNGTVVTKVSRDVSIDDTIEVAEGLDQPQGYFKLRFVQEESGILKPGDRVLDLGSSAGGFLLFASEIADHVKGIEFSRDFRSELGKIAYERDNVEVIFGDVFTIPLKELSEEPVDVILSDMTLEPEDSIKALSRMLPLLKEGGRLLQVIKIPKKKNPKPILSRIENLGLEIQQVISSEKQEIYVVARKPLPEEKESPEEKE; from the coding sequence ATGAGACTGGATGCATACCTTGTAGATATGGGACACTTCAAGTCCAGGGGACGAGCCAAGACTGCAATTCTTGACGGAAACGTTAAGGTTAACGGTACTGTAGTAACAAAAGTCTCCAGAGATGTCTCAATAGACGATACAATAGAAGTTGCCGAGGGTCTTGACCAGCCACAGGGCTATTTCAAACTCCGGTTTGTTCAGGAAGAGAGCGGGATCCTTAAACCCGGAGACAGGGTTCTTGACCTCGGGTCAAGCGCAGGTGGTTTTCTCCTTTTTGCTTCAGAGATTGCGGATCATGTAAAAGGCATAGAATTTAGCAGGGATTTCAGGAGCGAGCTCGGAAAAATAGCATATGAGCGGGATAATGTTGAAGTAATTTTCGGGGATGTATTCACCATACCTCTTAAAGAGCTCTCTGAGGAGCCCGTAGATGTTATTCTCTCGGATATGACTCTTGAGCCTGAGGACTCAATCAAAGCTCTTTCCAGAATGCTCCCTCTCCTGAAAGAAGGAGGAAGGCTGCTTCAGGTAATAAAAATTCCAAAAAAGAAAAACCCAAAACCGATCCTGAGCAGGATCGAGAACCTGGGACTTGAAATCCAGCAGGTCATCAGTTCTGAAAAGCAGGAAATTTACGTAGTTGCAAGGAAACCTCTGCCTGAAGAAAAAGAATCACCTGAAGAAAAAGAATAA
- a CDS encoding DUF2119 domain-containing protein produces the protein MTANEKSCFSSDRYNFTDMYADEIGLKVYGHGEPVRLFVAGLHGDEWKDTTEILMKIKPPERGTLALIPLVRRGEYISTLDPAYYPVMGKGILEAIETLNPEIYIELHSYSRENLEKLAGRDRMERIGIPAYSILKAGVLLGSVSPWVRKKYFPKEALCLSFEIQKKNPESREFTASIIEVLKETESRDEFIEYLKKEFPEQARKAIEDYRRFYGEI, from the coding sequence ATGACAGCTAATGAAAAATCTTGTTTCTCTTCGGATAGGTATAACTTTACGGATATGTACGCTGATGAAATCGGACTGAAGGTTTACGGACACGGAGAACCTGTTCGTCTATTTGTTGCAGGGCTTCACGGAGATGAGTGGAAAGACACAACGGAAATTTTGATGAAAATAAAGCCTCCTGAAAGAGGTACTCTTGCATTGATCCCTCTAGTCCGAAGAGGAGAATATATCTCCACTCTGGATCCGGCCTACTACCCAGTAATGGGAAAAGGTATACTTGAAGCCATTGAAACCCTCAACCCTGAAATTTACATTGAGCTGCACTCGTACTCCAGAGAAAATCTTGAGAAACTTGCAGGAAGAGACAGGATGGAAAGGATAGGAATCCCCGCCTACAGCATCCTGAAAGCAGGAGTGCTGCTGGGTTCGGTTTCTCCCTGGGTCCGGAAAAAATATTTTCCAAAAGAAGCTCTTTGTCTCTCTTTTGAGATCCAGAAAAAAAATCCGGAGTCAAGGGAGTTTACTGCCAGCATTATCGAAGTTCTCAAAGAGACTGAGTCAAGGGACGAATTCATCGAATATCTGAAAAAAGAATTTCCAGAACAGGCAAGAAAAGCTATAGAGGATTACCGCCGCTTTTACGGGGAAATCTGA